The following proteins come from a genomic window of Sinorhizobium fredii NGR234:
- a CDS encoding tyrosine-type recombinase/integrase produces MSEMSPLRRRMIEDMTIRNLSPATQRSYLHAVTKFSRYFGRSPDRLGLEDVRAFQVHLVSSGLSWPALNQTVCALRFFFGVTLGHAEIPERIAYARTPAKLPTILNGDEIVRFLEAVPSLKTRTALTTAYAAGLRATETVSLKVSNIDGERGVIRIEHGKGGKDRNVMLSAQLLHILRVYWKLVRPQVWLFPGRDESKPIDVQVLHSACRSARAAAGIDKRISVHTLRHSFATHLLESGTDIRIIQVLLGHNNLSTTARYTKVSNTLIRATTSPLDRLTLEVVPTG; encoded by the coding sequence ATGAGTGAGATGAGCCCGCTGCGGCGACGGATGATCGAGGACATGACGATCCGCAATTTGTCGCCGGCGACGCAGCGATCGTATTTGCATGCAGTGACGAAGTTTTCGCGCTATTTCGGTCGGTCGCCGGACCGGTTGGGGCTGGAGGATGTGCGTGCCTTTCAGGTGCATCTGGTGTCGTCGGGGCTATCATGGCCGGCCTTGAACCAGACGGTTTGCGCCCTTCGCTTCTTCTTCGGCGTCACGCTTGGACATGCGGAGATACCGGAGCGCATTGCCTATGCCCGAACGCCCGCCAAGTTGCCGACGATATTGAACGGCGATGAGATCGTGCGGTTTTTGGAAGCGGTCCCGAGCCTGAAGACACGAACGGCGCTGACGACGGCTTATGCGGCTGGTTTGCGCGCCACCGAGACGGTCAGTCTCAAGGTCAGCAACATCGACGGCGAGCGCGGCGTCATCCGCATCGAGCATGGCAAAGGCGGCAAGGACCGCAACGTGATGCTGTCGGCGCAGTTGCTTCATATCCTTCGGGTCTATTGGAAGCTGGTGCGACCGCAGGTCTGGTTGTTTCCGGGACGTGACGAGAGCAAACCCATCGATGTCCAGGTTCTGCATTCTGCCTGCCGTTCGGCACGTGCCGCAGCCGGCATCGACAAGCGGATATCGGTGCACACGTTGCGCCACAGCTTTGCCACCCATCTCTTGGAGAGCGGCACCGACATTCGTATCATCCAGGTCCTGCTCGGCCACAACAATCTGTCGACCACGGCGCGTTACACGAAAGTGTCCAACACACTCATCCGCGCCACGACCAGTCCGCTCGACCGGCTGACGCTGGAGGTGGTGCCGACAGGCTGA